The DNA region TCATTCCAAGTGCTATAGGTTTATGAAGTGTCCCGCAATCTATGTGTCCAAGATATATGCTTGAAGTCATTAACAATAATGATAAGAAGGTTTTCAAATTTTCATACTTTAAGATAATTGACATGTATACATAATTTATGGGATGTTAGAATCATGCACGAACATCAAAAATATCTTAATCCCctaagtccatcaatgagtttcgaTCAAAATTTATTGACGAATCTTTTGATCAGACTTATTTCAAGTGCTATAAGTTTCTAAAGTGTCTTGAAATttatatttatctaaaaatattaaaatcattaataataatgatagaagatttcaaaattttaaattttaagacaaTTGACATAGGCACataatttattataaataaacTATGCATGTCAAAAGCCCAAGGACGCGCCTCGTCGAGAAAAGCCTAAGTAATGCATCTCCTTAAAAGGTTCCATTTGTGACTTCATGCCCCTTCGCGTGTTATGATAACTTTTGTGTTCTTTTGCATGTTTGAGGTCAAACCAACGACAAGTTGAAGGTTGGCAGGAGGTTGGACCAGCTTGACATGTCGGGTGCTCAATTTAGCTCAATTCAATTTGACCAAGTGTAATCCGGATAATGATGATTCGATAAAATGATCGAGCTAGCTCAAAGTGAGACACATAGATCCATCCTTATCAGTGGCGAATGTAAGAATTCAAATATGGAAGAATGATTTTTACATGGAACAAGGAATAATATCTTCTATTTTCATTGGTAAAATCTCATATTATTAGGAGTTCCATTACCGATAAGGAAAATGACCGTCGATGCCACACCTCATCTGGATCCGCCCCTAATCCTGACCTAGAATGAGCCGGATACCGACCATATCAcacattattattaatttaaaatataaatgatATTTAAAAGAACCATACATCGTTTTCCCTTTTCAGTAATTCCTaccgaaaataataaaaaatattataagaattaatattttttcaCCTTATTATAATGCACTAATTGACCAATGGACTTGATCTAAAAATTGAACAGCTTGGAGGGCTTCTCTGCAAAATAATTACCAATTGGCAATTCGCTCGCACCCATCGCCGTTATTTCTTGGAAGCGAAGCGAGAAAACAAGACACTCGATTTCTATTTTAAAGCAGGAGCATGAAGCGGGGATTCGAAGCAAGTCCTTCCACCTCCTTCGGCCCGCCCAAATCCAAGCTCAGATACGATACCTACGGTACTTCGATCCCAAGCTCTTCCTATTCTCTTCTGCAGATCGGACTGGCTGCGTTTCGGTTTTCCCCCAAATTGTGCCGCCGATCGTTCGCACCGCAAACTAGGGTTTTTGATCCGAGTCTGGACTGTCGTTTGCAGGCGATTCGCGTGCTTCGGATGACGAGAGCTTTAAGAATGCTCGTAGAGTGGCGGAGCATTACAGTGCGAGGTCGAATCAGACGCTGGAGGAGCGCGAGGCTAGCCCCATCATCCACTTGAAGAAACTCAACAATTGGGTGGGTTGCTATCTCATTTTTACATTTTGTTCTATAATTTTTGTCGGTTCTAACTCTTTGCCATGCTACCTCTTTCCTCGTCTCTTATTCATGTTTGGTTCGTTGGattaaaattaggttttagggttgAATGCACCATACTCGGGATGTAGGCCAAAATATAGTGAAAACAGTGTTTTAGGTGATGCACTTCTGTGTTGATGACTAGTTTtcaacttatttctttttgctcatgTTTGATGAACAGATTAAAAGTGTACTCATTCAGTTGTATGCCCGTTCAAAAGATGCCGTGCTTGATATTGCTTGTGGAAAGGTTAGTAGCATCATCCTGGACAATTACTAGCCCTACTTTGGGCACTTGTGCTTTTATCATTTTGCTTTAGTACCCACGTGTAGTTGGTTTAATTCTATCCCCTAGCTATCACATGGGAGTGTAATTCCTTGGTCTTTGCCGGGATTCGACCTTCAATTCTGCAAACCTGTCATGTGATAACCAACTTAATCATGATAACCAACTTAACTATGCCCTGGGTGCCCACGTACATTTTATGAGATTCTTTCTTtcgaaagagagaagagagagagagattctTAGAATATTTAAAGAATGCCTTTTCTACTTTTGTTTGTTTCAAACAGTAATCTCTGGTAACAATTCTTTTTATAGGGTGGTGATTTGATTAAATGGGACAAGGCAAAAATTGGATATTACTTGGGCGTCGACATAGCAGAAGGCTCAGTAATTTCAACAACTCCTTTATTCATTTTATTATCTTTACAATACAatgattataatttattttataattatgaaCATGATGTACTGAAGTTCCTCATGTGTGTTGCGTGAGATATACATATTCATATCCATGccattttcatctattattttaTCGTTCATTGCAAATTGGGGAACTAATTTTGAAGTGAGATGTCAATAAGGACACCGGGAATGATGTAGATTTGAGCTTCTGTGCTATTGAATAATTATGTCATTTTGGATTGTATGGTTTCTTTCAATTTTGCCAGTGAGGGTCAATACATTTCAAGTCGCAGGTAATGCCCGTTACCAATTATCTAGACTTACCTGTGAGCGTATCCTACATACTAGGGGTTAGTAATGGCCAGTAGAACTctacaaggagaatagaagataaTATTAGAAGGGGGAAATGCACTAGGGTATAATATGATTGCAAAATTTGACTAAGAATTGGTGGAGCATAAGCAGTGGTTGAATGGTCTGAGCGGTGGAAGTACAAGTAAGCTAAGACTATGATCCAATAATGAGTGGAATAAAAGGAGTGAAGGGGAGAGGGTGAGGAATAGGGGAAGCTAGAGGAGAATAAAAGAGTATCTaaaatttttcaaacaaaaattgAGAGGACAAGAAAAGAAAATGATAGTTGGAAAAAGGTTGTAGGCGATGCAAATTATATATCCTTTTCTACAAAAAAACAGGTCGAACTGTTACATTATTCCGGTTCCATTACTGAATGATGACGTACATCATCGGTTTATTCACTCTAACCCATCTACATATATATCCGTTCATTAGTTCACATTTCTATTCACTGTCTTTCTTTTAATATAACAAGTTTTGCTTTAGCAGCCTATTTATATAATGCTGTTAAACATTTGCAGATGTTTATTAATTTCACTTGCTAACTTATTTATATATATTCTGTTAAGATAAAAGACTGCCGAACCCGCTATAATGGAGATTCAGAACAGCAACAGCGCCGGAAGAAGTTTGGTTTCCCTGCACGCCTTATTTGTGCTGATTTTTATGAGGTAATGATctctttcatcttttttttttcatcagcATCATCCCCATCCTCATGAGTGTATTGAAAGCTGAGGTGTTAGTTGTTTCATAATTGTCTGAACCTGCCTAATATTAGTCAAATTATGTTTTCTTTGGCACCTAAAAGCGGCATTGTAGGATTAATGTCATTTTCCTTTAATGTAATTTGGTTTTCTCGTGAACTTGTGTGTGCATATAGAACAATAACAGTGTTTCATTCTCTTTCTTGCAGTTCATTACTTACTTACAATCAAATAGCTTTTGAGCTTATTATTTTACCATTTGGTTGTTGAATATTGCTATCTGATGTCAGAAATTGATTATTTAGTATACCTTTCAGGAATACTGCTCCAAGACAATCTAGCATAATGTTTTTTCTTTCTATCTCAGGTTCCTTTAGATAAGTATTTGCAAGATGATGCTCCATTTGACATTTGCAGCTGCCAGGTGACTCTTTTGATGCATGTAGAAAGCATCATGTGTTTCATTGTTAGAATTGATATTTACTCTCCATTTTCAAGATACCTGTATTTGTAATTGAATCAAATTATGCTATGTAAAATTACATGCTAGTCATAAGTGACAACTGATGCTCCACTAAGTTGCTTATATGATATTTTTTAATGATTTGATGCAGTTTGCTTTACATTACTCATGGTCAACTGAGGTACGAGCCAGGCAAGCATTAGCAAATGTATCTGCCTTGCTTAGGCCTGGAGGAATATTTATAGGAACAATGCCTGATGCAAATGTAATCGTCAAAAGACTCAGGGAAGGTATTTACTTTCAATTGCCATATTTAAATTTGCTTGATGGCCTCTATTTCTTCAAGCTGTTGTTACCTTTGATGTTTCTGAAAATCTAGTAGTTTACTCATTTCATTATGATTTATTGCATCATTGGGTAACATTTCATCAAATGCAAATTGGGAACATCTCATTGATACTTGAAACAAAGTTTCTTAGATCATTATGCATAAGGTTGCATGAATTCAGTTATTTTGTATCTCTATTTATAAATCTTTGTTGAAATAGCATGTGTGATTCAGCTTATTTGTAAGTTTAggaatttattttatttagctTCCTATATTTGTAATAACAAAACTTCAATATGAAGGTTTTGTAAATGATATGTCATTAAGGATTTTGATGGAATTATGCAATCTGCAAATGTAAATAGAGTTTGGTCACTCGCTCTTCCATCTGTTACACTTTTCATATGTGACCATCTTGAGGGTAATATATCTGGATTCcctggaaaattttaaattatttcaatgaGTTATGAATAATCAAGAACATCATAATACTTATTTGGCTAAAGAGTTCTAAAACTAGAAGCCTTTGACCAACCTCCTCGATCCATGTTATAGTTGATAGTAATATGTGTGTGTTAGAGATAATGTTAGTTCCactttgttattatttttaatcatttttctgaaatatatatatatatgaacaaaACTGTAGTACTGATGCTGCTGCTTCACTATTGGCattatgtttttattttctttagtgTCATTTATGTGCATTACGATTTTTTTGGGGTTATTTTGTGCCATTTAAGTGTATTACAATGAACTACAGTTGTTTTACCTGCTTGAGTTTGTTTTTTATGGTTTCCTTGTTCTGTAATTTACAGCCGATGGTTTAGAATTTGGTAACAGTGTCTATTGGATATCTTTTGAGGAAGAATATATGTTGAAGGTTGGAATGCTTTGCCCTTATCTCAACAATTTTCAAATGTTcatttatgaatttttttatttcataataaatcTTAGTAATTTTTCTTAACATTACGACATGTTTCAGAAATTTAAAGCTTCCAGTCCTTTTGGAATCAAGTACAAATTTCATTTGGAGGTAACAAAGCAAGATTAAAGCTTTTACCTCTCTTATCTCTTTCACTCTTTATAGATGTTTTCTTTTTGGTGTTTTGCTACAATGCCCATCACTGCTCTGCATCCCATGCAATCATCTTTCTTTGAATGTAATTTCACTTTGTTTGATGTTGCATATCAGTGAGAATTTATGTTTACTTGAAATTGTTATGCCACTTCATTTTTTTTAGATCATTTATTGGGATAATATTTTTTTGACAACCTATAGATCATGCTGTACTTTTCATCTCTGGATTAATATTTTAATCACTCTTGTGAAGCATGCCATATATGTTTGCCAAGCCATTTTTATTTACTTGAGGTTGTGGCTGAAAAACCATGGTTCTTCAACCCAAAAGGTCAATTCGCCATGTCAGATACCACTGGTCAATTTCAATGTGATTTTGCATTATACTATTTGTTTGGTGAAGAAATAATATATATCACGTTGGTCCTacatctaacatcaccttgttcaacatatattattatttgGTGCACATTTGGGCTAAACAAATTATATACATAACTGATCATGCTCTATTAAATTCAATAGAGAGATTGGTCAAAATTAGAACTTGAAAAATTACTTCCTTTCTTGATAATTTCCTATATAGCACATTGTTTTTAGGATAAATTGTATCTCAGACAAGTCAAACTGAGAAATGAGTAGCACAGGTGCAACCATATAATTGAGACAGCTTTCTATTTTGGTGTGATCATAGAATTATTCCTTCAGGAGTCCTTACTCCTTTCTACAAGAACTACATCATTCCATCACGGATAATAAATTTACCACTGATCTTGTATAACCTGAAATTAGCTCCCAAATGTGGTAATCCTGTCATCTTGGGAAGTATGGTATACCATTACCACCTACCAAATCCTACCACAAGTATCCTGCAGTATTTGTCCACTAGATGGTGTATTCCATGCCTGTGCCATCACTTTTACAGCAAGTTGTTCCAGATTCTGAGATGCAATATGATGATTGGGGAGGAACATAAAACTCCTTAATGTTGCATTAGTATCCTACACTATACACCATTTTGTTAATGCTTTCTAGGAATATAGGCACTCAAATTGGACAAATAATCTGCTGGGTCTCGTAAGATAACTTtgtctagttttttttttgtcatttttcttCATAGTTTAGTGTATGCTTGCTGTCTAATTGATTTGACAGTGATAGTTAATCTCCATTTCAATATAGTTTTGTAAATTTCCCGAGTTGCATACATTTTGATTCTTCAAATCCTCCATCTCTTTGAcgtatctttttttttatttagctttCCATATCTTGGGAAACATGATCTTCAAGAATAGAATATGCAAAAAGCCACATCTACCCACTGTTTGTGACTCCTTGTTCCTATTTACCATGATTATTGTAAACATAAGCTAATTTATATTTAAAGACCTTTCTTATTCCATTTGTACTTAAAATTGCATGACCGCAGGACTCAGGGTTCAAATTTGAAAATACCATTTTGGAAAATTTATGCGTCTGTTTGTCCTGGAATTGCCTTTGCAGATCAACTTGATGTGCAGTATGCTTTGTTTAGTAAATAGCTATAATATGATGATTTGCAGTTCTCTTTTGAAATGGAATAGCATTTGTTTTTGCGTTTACATATTTTTGACTGCAGCATTCATACCTAACCAAACTATGCATGCAGGATGCGGTTGATTGTCCTGAGTGGATCGTCCCATTTCATGTTTTCAAGTCCCTAGCGGACGAGGTGATCTTTATCGTCTAATTCTTGTTCAATGGGATAATAATGTATTTGAGTTTTCATGCATGTCTTGTTATCTGGTTTATTATCTACAAAAGTTCGCTTCAGCTTGTATTTAACCTGACAATGGTGTATGATTAGTTCTCAGTTTGTTGTGAATATATTTAACTACTATATTCTCAATTGGAATATTTCATAGGAGTAGTACCAACAATAAGTTTTGTTATCACTTCTCGATTGTTTGTAGTTGccatcctccatctatattttatgACATCTTAAAGGATGAACCCTGAAACAACTACTGTGTATTTGGTAATTTCCACATCTTTGTTGGCCAATAACTGACTTGTTAGCTATGATTGCTTATATTTATCAGTTCAATGGCATGCCTTATTAATTAGCCTCTAGGATTACAATATACTTGTTTTTAGATGGAATTTACAATCAGTTTTTCTTAAGAAGCAGCCCCTTGGGTTGATCAATGAACTGAATTGGACCATGCCACAAGAATTACTGCCAGATTGGCTAAAGGATGATGGACTATCGTCATAATGAAATATACATCACGGTCACCAGTCAGTATTCATTATTTGTGTTTTGTTCAATAAAtctattttacttggttcaagtAGTTGTACCTTACATGCATAAAATCTAGGTGTTTCATACTTTCATGTTTTTACATATTATGAATGGGTTGTTGGTGCCCCACTCAAAGTCCGAGCATAAACAGTTAGTTTACTCGAACATTCAAAGATGAACACCCTTATCCTACAAAGCACTAGCCTCATTCATTGCAACCGATTCTCAAGTTCAATTTTATTTCCATTTTAACAGTATGGCCTGGATCTTGTGTTTGCAAAAAACTCACATGAGTTTGTTAATGAATACCTAAAAAAACCTGAGTACGCCGAGCTAATGCGAAGACTTGGTGCTCTAGGTGATGGAAATCACGACCAGAGTAAGATCCTTCCTAATATGTATATTCATTTGTCTGATTTCAAGCCGCTAACCTCAACCTAAGCATTTGACTCATATAGGTACATTATCCCAAGATGAGTGGGATGTCGCATACCTCTATTTGGCATTCGTGTTGAAGAAGGTAAGAAATACGTAAACATTCAAGAAAGCAACATCACTTCCTTCACCTTGTTTATGATGTGAAAAATGATGTTTCTTTGCTCAGCGAGGCCAACCAAGTTCCGGCCGGAGGAACACCAGCGCAAACAAAGGAAAAATGTTCATAGCGGAGGAAGACATCGAGTTCATCAGTAGCTGATATGATTCTTTAACTTCCATTTTGCTTTGGTTAAGAAGGGTGCAGCATGAACtgccctccctctcttccttgctcATCATATAAAGAGAGTCGGCCCACCGACATCGACAGAACAAGTTgagttaggtttaactaaaagATGCTTCGCTGGTGTAACTTGGACATTGACGGAAAAAAGTTTTACCACCATATAATAGTTGTTAAGCCCATTATTAAACCTTAATCAACTGATTAATTATTACAAAGTCAAAATGGTAATATATGAACTCAGCTTGCTCTTTTGAGCTTTACTAGTAACCTTCATTTCATTCGAATATTTCTTCGAACGACCGATAGAATCATAGAAGTTTACCTCGGTGTATCATGCTTTCGAAGAAGAAGATTCTTTTTCTACTTTGGTGTTTGAAGGTTTAGGCTAGACATGCTATGTTTTAATTATTGATCAGATCCTAAAAACTTAAAGCTTATTAATGTAAGTGTACTTTTTATGGTTGACTTGTGTTAGATTGGCTTCTTCAGTGGATGCCAACCTGAACTGTTTTAAGCCTTGAGAAACAAAATTAAAGAGAAACAAAAAGTATTTGCCACCCAAAATAATGATTAGGTTTGAGTTCTTTATTATAGGGAGGTGTGCGTTGACTTTGGTTGACATTTAGTGGAGATTGAGAGGATCCAATGGAAATCGAGTTGATCCAAAAGGAACGTCAAAGTCTTCacaagttttttaaataaaaataaattctaattttttctcGTGGAAGATAAGTCAACCCAACCCTTTGGACAACTTTGATTGGATCAATTAATTGCTAGCTCCGAACCACCACCAATCACAAACTCAAGCTTCATatctattttatatatatattttaaagaaaataatatgTTAAAATGGTTTTTCTTTGTTATGTATTGCTTGAGCTATCATCCTTTATTGTCATCCCACTCAGCCCTCATCAACCACTTTATCATGGACCGAACGTCATAATTAATTTCTccagtaataaatcaaaatttaactGCAACgcattattgaaattttttttctttaatagaTTGCGGACCTAAAAATATTAGATGTTAGGATAGATATCCACATGTACTTTTTTAAATTACTTTAGCATGAGAATTTTTTTTAGTACCAGACTGGTCGTCTGTCTCAGAATTAATATTACCTGATTTGATTAATTACGTTTTTTTA from Zingiber officinale cultivar Zhangliang chromosome 4B, Zo_v1.1, whole genome shotgun sequence includes:
- the LOC121976228 gene encoding mRNA cap guanine-N7 methyltransferase 1-like; protein product: MKRGFEASPSTSFGPPKSKLRYDTYGDSRASDDESFKNARRVAEHYSARSNQTLEEREASPIIHLKKLNNWIKSVLIQLYARSKDAVLDIACGKGGDLIKWDKAKIGYYLGVDIAEGSIKDCRTRYNGDSEQQQRRKKFGFPARLICADFYEVPLDKYLQDDAPFDICSCQFALHYSWSTEVRARQALANVSALLRPGGIFIGTMPDANVIVKRLREADGLEFGNSVYWISFEEEYMLKKFKASSPFGIKYKFHLEDAVDCPEWIVPFHVFKSLADEYGLDLVFAKNSHEFVNEYLKKPEYAELMRRLGALGDGNHDQSTLSQDEWDVAYLYLAFVLKKRGQPSSGRRNTSANKGKMFIAEEDIEFISS